From a region of the Methanoculleus receptaculi genome:
- a CDS encoding diacylglycerol/polyprenol kinase family protein has translation MNEPLRKAVHLIFGLAIACFILFSERKLALYALVIALFLGFILSDALSRGYTIPGVSKIIATLERRDVLPGKGALFFALGALFSLTFFPKEVTFIGLVVLALLDSVTTLVGLRFGRTRIYNHKSIEATLAGFAATTAALLFLIPAHAAILTSAAAAFAELVSPVDDNLIVPAVVCIVLTVLF, from the coding sequence ATGAACGAACCGCTCCGCAAGGCTGTCCACCTCATCTTTGGTCTTGCTATCGCCTGCTTCATCCTCTTCTCGGAGCGCAAACTCGCCCTCTACGCCCTTGTAATCGCCCTTTTTCTGGGTTTCATCCTCTCCGATGCCCTCTCCCGGGGCTACACCATCCCTGGCGTCTCAAAGATCATCGCGACCCTGGAGCGCCGGGATGTCCTCCCGGGGAAAGGAGCACTCTTCTTTGCTCTCGGTGCGCTCTTCTCTCTGACTTTCTTTCCAAAGGAGGTCACCTTCATCGGCCTCGTGGTGCTCGCGCTCCTCGACAGCGTCACCACCCTCGTCGGCCTCAGGTTTGGCAGGACGCGGATCTACAACCACAAATCCATCGAGGCCACACTCGCAGGGTTTGCGGCGACGACCGCCGCCCTCCTCTTCCTCATACCGGCCCACGCAGCCATCCTCACATCTGCAGCCGCAGCGTTTGCCGAACTCGTAAGCCCCGTGGACGACAACCTGATCGTGCCGGCCGTCGTCTGCATCGTCCTCACGGTGCTGTTTTAG
- a CDS encoding cobalt-precorrin-7 (C(5))-methyltransferase: MKIIGVGCGPGMLTAEAVRVLKDASVVYGSARAIALARDAIPPGCEVHGITDYRSLRSLPRDAVVLSTGDPMLAGLGPLLEGDVVPGISSLQVAFARLRLPLARVAVVRAHGNDHDHAVASAIEEIERGRVVFIITDPAFEVSALAALLPPAARVAVCEDLGYPTERIATGTAAEPPSPRGDLFVVVAWEDEAAP, translated from the coding sequence ATGAAGATAATCGGTGTTGGCTGCGGTCCCGGGATGCTGACAGCGGAGGCTGTGAGGGTTCTTAAGGATGCGTCGGTTGTCTATGGCTCCGCGAGGGCGATCGCGCTTGCCCGTGACGCCATCCCGCCGGGGTGTGAGGTGCACGGGATCACGGATTACCGGAGCCTGCGCTCGCTCCCCCGCGATGCGGTCGTCCTCTCGACGGGCGACCCGATGCTTGCGGGGCTCGGGCCGCTCCTGGAGGGTGATGTCGTTCCCGGGATCTCATCGCTGCAGGTTGCGTTTGCGAGGCTAAGACTCCCGCTCGCGAGGGTGGCGGTTGTCCGGGCCCACGGGAATGACCATGACCACGCCGTCGCCAGCGCCATTGAAGAGATAGAGAGGGGCCGGGTCGTCTTCATCATAACCGACCCTGCCTTTGAGGTCAGTGCGCTTGCGGCTCTCCTCCCCCCGGCAGCCCGGGTCGCCGTCTGCGAGGACCTGGGTTACCCGACGGAGCGGATCGCTACCGGAACGGCGGCAGAGCCGCCGTCGCCACGCGGGGATCTCTTCGTGGTGGTGGCCTGGGAGGATGAGGCGGCGCCCTGA
- the cbiG gene encoding cobalt-precorrin 5A hydrolase has translation MTGTVVVALDRFLPSARRIAETLGADLVAYTSGVFADLFGRYDRIVALMSAGIAVRGVAPLLVEKWRDPAVVVVSPDLRYAVPIVGGHHGGNDLARELAGIGITPVITTATETQGRDSVEGIAARSGCDIVNRDSTRAVNAAMLDSDLPLYAIRGPAIVVAGPGVSILVRKGDYVVGIGCRKGAAAGAVAGALRQALEQAGIAPEDVFIYATTAKKRGEAGLRDAVAELGGNLVYLDDDTLNAQRAPSPSRAQLIGLAGVAEPAALAISKRKELVLAKQTYGCVTVAIAR, from the coding sequence ATGACCGGGACTGTCGTGGTCGCTCTCGACCGGTTCCTGCCTTCCGCCCGGAGGATCGCCGAGACGCTCGGTGCCGACCTGGTCGCCTACACATCCGGGGTCTTCGCGGATCTCTTCGGCCGATACGACCGGATTGTCGCCCTGATGTCTGCCGGGATAGCCGTCAGGGGGGTGGCGCCGCTCTTGGTCGAGAAGTGGCGCGACCCTGCGGTGGTGGTTGTGAGCCCCGACCTACGTTACGCCGTCCCGATCGTCGGGGGGCATCACGGCGGAAACGACCTTGCGCGGGAACTTGCCGGGATCGGGATCACGCCGGTGATCACGACCGCGACCGAGACACAGGGCCGGGACTCTGTCGAGGGTATTGCCGCGCGGTCGGGCTGCGATATCGTGAACCGCGACTCCACCAGGGCGGTGAACGCTGCGATGCTCGATTCGGATCTGCCGCTCTACGCCATCAGGGGCCCCGCTATCGTCGTTGCGGGGCCGGGAGTCTCCATCCTCGTCCGGAAGGGGGACTACGTTGTTGGTATTGGTTGCCGGAAGGGCGCTGCGGCAGGCGCTGTCGCCGGAGCGCTGCGGCAGGCGCTGGAGCAGGCCGGGATCGCGCCTGAAGACGTATTTATCTATGCAACCACCGCAAAGAAACGGGGGGAGGCGGGTCTGCGTGATGCTGTTGCGGAACTCGGGGGCAACCTGGTCTATTTAGACGACGATACCCTGAACGCCCAGAGAGCCCCATCCCCCTCCCGCGCCCAGTTGATCGGGCTGGCCGGGGTTGCAGAACCGGCGGCTCTTGCGATCTCGAAGCGAAAAGAACTGGTTCTTGCCAAACAGACCTATGGATGTGTCACCGTTGCAATCGCACGATAA
- a CDS encoding cobalt-precorrin-5B (C(1))-methyltransferase — protein MRDPVTGFEYPNEWVAACRSPELLDDVQRGLAVLTASGLVLRRGFSTGTTAAAACKAAVLSLALGTVKEVEVRLPCGIAVRLPVDACRGQASCRKDAGDYTADVTAGLEFVATAAPSLNDGAHFVPGEGIGSFARDTPRHRQGTPAISAPALECIQRSIDEAMEETGLSGATIILTVPRGAEVAQKTLNPKVGVHAGISVLGTTGLVEPWDDHVTEGVLDRIARSAAVVLTTGRLGLRYSRLLFPEREAILVGNHLDEALQAAAGGDPIVCGLPGLILRFMNPQILEGTGCATVEELMATAGGEVVLRRELEAFRSRYPGVRVVIVDRGGRVLGESP, from the coding sequence ATGCGGGATCCGGTCACTGGGTTTGAGTATCCGAATGAGTGGGTCGCGGCCTGCCGCTCTCCGGAACTCCTCGACGACGTGCAGCGTGGTCTTGCGGTTCTGACAGCCTCGGGGCTGGTTCTCCGTCGGGGGTTCTCGACCGGGACGACTGCCGCCGCGGCCTGCAAGGCAGCGGTTCTCTCGCTTGCCCTCGGTACCGTGAAGGAGGTGGAGGTCAGACTGCCATGCGGCATCGCCGTCAGGCTCCCGGTGGACGCCTGCCGCGGTCAGGCGTCGTGCCGGAAGGACGCGGGGGACTACACCGCGGACGTGACCGCGGGGCTTGAGTTCGTCGCGACGGCGGCACCCTCTCTCAATGATGGAGCACACTTCGTCCCGGGGGAGGGGATAGGGAGTTTCGCCCGCGACACCCCACGCCATCGCCAGGGGACGCCCGCGATCAGCGCCCCGGCGCTTGAGTGTATCCAGCGCTCGATCGACGAGGCGATGGAGGAGACCGGGTTATCCGGGGCGACGATCATCCTCACCGTCCCGCGGGGTGCTGAGGTGGCGCAGAAGACACTGAACCCGAAGGTCGGGGTGCACGCCGGGATATCGGTGCTCGGGACGACGGGGCTTGTGGAACCCTGGGACGACCACGTGACGGAGGGGGTTCTCGACCGGATTGCACGCTCTGCTGCGGTGGTGCTGACGACCGGACGGCTCGGGCTGCGATACTCCCGGCTCCTCTTCCCGGAACGCGAGGCTATCCTGGTCGGGAACCATCTTGATGAAGCGCTCCAGGCTGCCGCGGGCGGTGATCCGATCGTCTGCGGGTTGCCGGGCCTGATCCTGAGGTTCATGAACCCGCAGATCCTTGAGGGAACGGGCTGTGCGACGGTGGAGGAACTGATGGCGACCGCCGGGGGGGAGGTGGTGCTCCGCCGCGAACTTGAGGCGTTCCGGTCGCGGTATCCCGGTGTCAGGGTCGTGATCGTCGACCGCGGTGGCCGGGTTCTCGGGGAGTCGCCATGA
- a CDS encoding precorrin-8X methylmutase — MREGSSPRGDTTGSTYTDLAAVTPEAYAIASASRSLAREQLGNATPEDRIRQRCSIAVGDFAMADLMRFSGGPVEAGVAALERRAPIIVDIRMVQAGVLRRGHSSEIICALDHGEEIAMERGITRTSAGFLALRDRLEGSIVVIGNAPSALLVVCGMIRGGVHPALVIGTPVGFVNAAESKEELRALGTIPSVSNIGTRGGTPVAVAAVNEIITIYAEREGHAGSGHWV; from the coding sequence ATGAGAGAGGGATCATCACCCCGAGGGGATACCACCGGAAGTACGTATACTGACCTTGCGGCGGTCACCCCGGAGGCTTACGCGATAGCAAGCGCGAGCAGGAGCCTGGCGCGGGAACAGCTGGGGAATGCCACGCCCGAGGACAGGATCCGGCAGCGGTGCTCGATCGCGGTCGGAGACTTTGCAATGGCCGATCTGATGCGGTTCTCCGGCGGCCCGGTCGAGGCCGGGGTCGCCGCGCTTGAACGCCGGGCGCCTATAATCGTCGATATCCGGATGGTACAGGCAGGGGTATTGAGACGGGGGCATTCAAGCGAGATCATCTGCGCCCTTGACCACGGGGAGGAGATCGCGATGGAGCGCGGGATCACCCGGACGTCGGCGGGGTTCCTTGCCCTGCGCGACCGCCTGGAAGGCTCGATCGTTGTCATAGGGAACGCTCCCTCGGCGCTTCTCGTCGTCTGCGGGATGATACGGGGGGGTGTCCACCCGGCGCTGGTCATCGGGACGCCGGTGGGGTTTGTTAACGCTGCGGAGTCAAAAGAGGAGCTCCGGGCGCTTGGTACTATCCCCTCGGTCTCGAACATCGGCACCCGCGGCGGGACGCCGGTAGCGGTTGCGGCGGTAAACGAGATCATCACGATCTATGCCGAGCGTGAAGGTCATGCGGGATCCGGTCACTGGGTTTGA
- the cbiQ gene encoding cobalt ECF transporter T component CbiQ, producing the protein MHEMLEDLARGNGLRETAPWLKLLLGVASILLCVSSSGPIAPLLVAASMSAAILLLAKIPARFYARLLLIPVSFAVMGIIVILFVTGSGTVLIEVPGLPLAVTTDGANLAILVLARVFGGMCSLYFIALTTPMTEVFDLLHRLRVPTVLIDLAMLTYRFIFILIDEAGEIYRSQVMRLGYGRFRESVNSLGMLAGALFIRTWESGEALVMAMDARCYDGVLAVPEESQTVSGLSLALALAYLGAVLWVSLTTGGLRIL; encoded by the coding sequence ATGCACGAGATGCTCGAAGACCTCGCCCGCGGAAACGGACTCCGGGAGACAGCCCCGTGGCTCAAGTTGTTACTGGGGGTCGCGAGCATCCTCCTCTGCGTCTCATCGTCGGGCCCGATCGCCCCCCTGCTGGTCGCGGCCTCGATGAGCGCCGCCATCCTTCTTCTTGCAAAGATACCTGCACGGTTCTACGCCAGACTTCTCCTCATCCCGGTCTCGTTTGCGGTTATGGGCATCATCGTCATCCTCTTCGTCACCGGGAGCGGGACGGTCCTCATCGAGGTTCCCGGCCTCCCGCTCGCGGTCACAACGGACGGCGCAAACCTCGCCATCCTGGTCCTTGCAAGGGTCTTCGGGGGGATGTGCTCGCTCTACTTCATCGCGCTCACGACACCGATGACCGAGGTCTTCGATCTGCTCCATCGCCTCCGGGTGCCCACCGTTCTCATCGATCTGGCCATGCTGACCTACCGGTTCATCTTCATACTCATCGATGAGGCCGGCGAGATCTACCGCTCGCAGGTGATGCGGCTCGGGTATGGCCGGTTCAGGGAGTCGGTGAACTCTCTCGGGATGCTTGCCGGAGCGCTGTTCATCCGGACCTGGGAGAGCGGGGAAGCCCTGGTTATGGCGATGGACGCCCGCTGCTACGATGGGGTGCTGGCCGTCCCCGAGGAGAGCCAGACAGTCTCGGGTCTATCGCTCGCGCTGGCCCTGGCATACCTCGGGGCGGTGCTCTGGGTATCGCTCACAACCGGGGGTCTGCGGATACTATGA
- a CDS encoding energy-coupling factor ABC transporter ATP-binding protein — MRTLIETENLTYTYPNGPAALAGVSLRIEAGSKTAIVGPNGAGKSTLLLMFNGMLRPDRGEIRFAGRPIAYDNRSLRDLRRRVGFVFQNPDLQIIAPTVEADVAFGPLNLGLPPDAVRKAVRDALGYVGLQGYERRPPHHLSGGEKKRVAIAGILAMEPDVLVFDEPTNTLDPASAEEVMELLDELASSGRTVLISTHDVELAYRWADSAILMERGRILARGSPEEVFSDPGLLAAARLKPPALLDLYNELAFRGIIDRDAPPKSVLEFTDRIERILHGHIRTGERVGDVYLCDAERVCGDELRRFIESGAVEHVGAMGTRAKEFAGRERIYPDYTYGVIDRCILKALIGEDSLIITSGGMVEHVKRRIAEYSAESGQKIPVIPVEEHKGRHGAIGGRISS; from the coding sequence ATGAGAACACTCATCGAGACCGAGAATCTCACCTACACCTACCCGAACGGCCCTGCCGCCCTCGCCGGCGTGAGCCTCCGGATCGAGGCCGGGTCAAAGACCGCTATCGTCGGCCCTAACGGCGCCGGCAAGTCAACACTCCTCCTGATGTTCAACGGTATGCTCCGGCCGGACAGGGGAGAGATCCGGTTCGCCGGCCGACCGATCGCCTACGACAACCGGAGCCTCCGCGACCTCCGGCGCCGGGTCGGGTTTGTCTTCCAGAACCCCGATCTCCAGATCATCGCACCGACGGTGGAGGCGGACGTGGCCTTCGGGCCGCTGAACCTTGGTCTTCCTCCGGATGCTGTCCGGAAGGCGGTGCGGGACGCTCTCGGCTACGTCGGTCTCCAGGGATACGAGAGACGCCCGCCCCACCACCTCTCCGGCGGGGAGAAGAAGCGGGTTGCAATCGCGGGCATCCTGGCGATGGAGCCGGACGTCCTTGTCTTTGACGAACCGACGAACACCCTTGACCCCGCAAGCGCTGAGGAGGTGATGGAACTCCTCGACGAACTCGCTTCCAGCGGCCGGACGGTGCTCATATCCACCCACGACGTCGAACTCGCCTACCGCTGGGCTGACTCAGCAATACTGATGGAGAGGGGGAGGATCCTTGCACGGGGGTCGCCAGAGGAGGTCTTCTCCGACCCCGGTCTCCTGGCGGCGGCAAGGTTGAAACCCCCGGCCCTGCTCGACCTCTACAACGAGCTTGCTTTCCGGGGCATCATCGACCGGGACGCTCCCCCAAAGAGCGTGCTCGAGTTCACCGACAGGATCGAGCGGATCCTCCACGGCCACATCCGGACAGGGGAACGGGTGGGCGATGTCTACCTCTGCGACGCCGAGAGGGTATGCGGCGATGAACTGCGGCGGTTTATAGAGTCCGGGGCCGTGGAACATGTCGGCGCCATGGGGACACGTGCAAAGGAGTTTGCCGGCCGCGAGCGGATCTACCCTGACTACACCTACGGTGTTATCGACCGGTGCATCCTGAAAGCCCTGATCGGGGAGGACTCGCTCATCATCACAAGCGGTGGAATGGTAGAACATGTCAAACGGCGCATAGCGGAGTACAGCGCCGAGAGCGGCCAGAAGATCCCGGTTATCCCGGTGGAGGAACATAAAGGGCGCCACGGTGCCATTGGAGGACGGATCTCCTCCTGA
- a CDS encoding cobalt-precorrin-4/precorrin-4 C(11)-methyltransferase, which translates to MNKVYIVGAGPGAPDLITVRGMDLLRKADVLIYAGSLVNPALVEESGAALKLDSQNMKLDEIVGAIEEHIRAGELVVRLHSGDPSLYGAIVEQMAELERRGIEAEIVPGVSSLFAASAALRTQFTLRDVSESLVITRPAGATLERDLIPEFSRLGQTMVVFLGTERMEDVLARVECPPDTPAAVVYHASWPDEKVVLGTVADIAGKARAAGIERTALIIIGRVVDPARSGFRRSVLYS; encoded by the coding sequence ATGAATAAGGTCTACATAGTTGGCGCGGGGCCGGGAGCGCCCGACCTGATCACCGTCAGGGGTATGGATCTGCTCCGGAAAGCGGACGTCCTGATATACGCGGGCTCTCTTGTGAACCCGGCGCTTGTTGAGGAGTCGGGGGCGGCGCTGAAACTTGACAGCCAGAATATGAAACTTGATGAGATAGTCGGCGCGATCGAGGAGCACATCCGCGCCGGGGAACTCGTGGTCAGGCTCCATTCCGGCGATCCGTCGCTCTACGGCGCGATAGTCGAGCAGATGGCCGAACTTGAGCGCCGGGGGATCGAGGCCGAGATCGTGCCCGGGGTCTCATCGCTCTTTGCGGCCTCGGCGGCGCTCAGGACGCAGTTTACCCTTCGCGATGTCTCCGAGAGCCTGGTCATCACCCGGCCGGCGGGGGCGACGCTTGAACGTGACCTGATCCCGGAGTTCTCCAGGCTCGGCCAGACTATGGTGGTCTTTCTCGGGACGGAACGGATGGAGGATGTCCTCGCCCGGGTCGAGTGCCCACCCGATACACCGGCGGCGGTTGTCTACCACGCATCCTGGCCTGACGAGAAGGTTGTCCTGGGGACTGTGGCCGATATCGCCGGGAAGGCCCGTGCTGCCGGGATCGAGCGGACGGCGCTGATAATCATCGGCAGGGTGGTGGACCCGGCAAGATCAGGGTTCAGGAGGTCGGTCCTCTACTCATGA
- the cobJ gene encoding precorrin-3B C(17)-methyltransferase: MDVSPLQSHDKRGKLYIVGTGPGDLLHITPRALKALAEAECVIGNGIYLDLVMPVIAGKEVIRSSMGREVERASRALDLARDRTIAMVSGGDAGVYGMAGIVLEVAESSGSTVEIEVIPGITAALSAAARLGSPLSGDYVTISLSDLLTPLEEIERRLDLAFQMGVPVVLYNPRSRGRPHNLETAIGIARRHLPDETPVGVVRNAYRDGEERLITTLGEFNEHISFVDMHSIVFVGGEETRIWRNETDERGIITPRGYHRKYVY, translated from the coding sequence ATGGATGTGTCACCGTTGCAATCGCACGATAAAAGAGGCAAGTTATACATAGTCGGCACGGGTCCCGGCGACCTGCTGCACATAACCCCCCGGGCTCTGAAAGCCCTGGCCGAGGCCGAGTGTGTCATCGGTAACGGCATCTACCTTGACCTGGTGATGCCGGTGATCGCGGGCAAAGAGGTCATCCGTAGCAGCATGGGCCGGGAGGTCGAGCGGGCCTCGCGTGCGCTCGACCTTGCACGTGACCGCACGATCGCGATGGTGAGCGGCGGCGATGCCGGGGTATACGGGATGGCAGGCATAGTCCTGGAGGTGGCCGAAAGTTCGGGCTCGACGGTCGAGATCGAGGTCATCCCCGGGATCACGGCCGCTCTCTCGGCAGCGGCACGACTCGGTTCGCCGTTGTCCGGGGACTACGTGACGATTAGCCTCTCGGATCTCCTGACGCCGCTGGAGGAGATCGAGCGGAGGCTCGACCTTGCGTTCCAGATGGGGGTGCCGGTCGTCCTCTACAACCCTCGTTCCAGGGGACGGCCGCACAACCTGGAAACGGCGATCGGGATCGCCCGCCGGCACCTCCCGGACGAGACGCCGGTCGGGGTGGTCAGGAACGCCTACCGGGATGGGGAGGAGCGGCTTATCACGACGCTCGGGGAGTTTAACGAGCACATCTCATTTGTGGATATGCACTCGATCGTATTTGTCGGCGGAGAGGAGACAAGGATCTGGAGGAATGAGACTGATGAGAGAGGGATCATCACCCCGAGGGGATACCACCGGAAGTACGTATACTGA
- a CDS encoding small multi-drug export protein — protein sequence MDDATGVSQRVWWRTILENRYIAGPIKFLLPFGIGIILFAILYLLLPYQDFLNLSGLLAAYFIPPAGKESIIPIAIMVGYPWWLVTFAIFMVDAAVSLFIVWNFDLALKIPLIGRLIESGMRAGREFFEARPWVRRFSTIGLILVVFFPFQGTGSTNGSLLGRLLGLEKAQVFLCVCTGSFLSSLLIALGADLLLDIYRVNNALGLGLLAAILVTIIAAVVALRLRKKRLRERKSKARWW from the coding sequence ATGGATGATGCAACGGGTGTATCGCAGCGGGTATGGTGGAGGACCATCCTCGAGAATCGCTACATTGCCGGTCCCATAAAGTTCCTCCTCCCTTTCGGGATCGGGATTATACTTTTTGCGATCCTCTACCTCCTCCTGCCATACCAGGATTTCCTCAACCTCTCGGGGCTGCTTGCCGCCTACTTCATCCCTCCTGCGGGAAAGGAGTCGATCATCCCTATCGCGATAATGGTGGGTTACCCCTGGTGGCTTGTCACGTTTGCCATCTTCATGGTGGATGCAGCGGTATCGCTCTTCATCGTCTGGAACTTCGATCTGGCGCTGAAGATTCCGCTCATCGGCCGGTTGATTGAGAGCGGTATGAGGGCAGGCCGGGAATTCTTTGAGGCACGGCCATGGGTCAGGCGTTTCTCGACGATCGGGCTTATCCTCGTTGTTTTCTTTCCCTTCCAGGGCACCGGGTCGACAAACGGCTCGCTCCTTGGCAGGTTGCTGGGGCTGGAGAAGGCACAGGTCTTTCTCTGTGTCTGCACGGGATCGTTTTTATCCAGCCTCCTGATCGCTCTTGGCGCTGATCTCCTCCTCGATATATACCGCGTGAACAACGCCCTGGGCCTGGGTCTACTGGCCGCCATACTTGTCACGATCATTGCCGCCGTGGTGGCCCTGAGGCTGCGCAAAAAACGGTTGAGAGAGCGCAAAAGTAAGGCAAGGTGGTGGTGA
- a CDS encoding DNA-methyltransferase → MRSEEVCGNTFYNGDCISGAAAHIPDDSIDLIITDPPYGINGGRLHRHYNRDERFVIDGYVEVAAADYGEFSCRWIAEAERILRPGGSIYIVSGYTNLYHILHALRGTHLREVNHIIWRYNFGVYTSRKYISSHYHILFYEKPGGERTFNLESRYGALERGPDNRSLNYSDREDVWCINRDYKPGRAKNKNELPAQLLTKMIQYSSNEGDLVCDMFLGGFSTAKAAIGLNRRVTGFEVSEEIFERMIEETRAIRPGCLLPTLRRPETGAPRNQGRPWSDAERETLVSRFSEVIESGGTKKRAVETLAEELGRGRWAIEKMLRKEGVVTGGGRVYRQQR, encoded by the coding sequence ATGAGGTCGGAGGAGGTCTGCGGCAACACCTTCTACAACGGTGACTGCATCAGCGGGGCCGCTGCACACATACCCGACGACTCGATCGACCTGATCATCACCGACCCGCCCTACGGTATCAACGGCGGCCGGCTGCACCGTCACTACAACCGGGACGAGAGGTTTGTCATCGACGGTTATGTCGAGGTCGCCGCAGCCGACTACGGTGAGTTCAGCTGTAGATGGATCGCTGAGGCTGAACGTATACTAAGACCCGGGGGCTCTATATACATAGTCTCGGGCTACACAAACCTCTACCACATCCTCCACGCTCTCCGGGGGACGCATCTTCGTGAGGTCAACCACATCATCTGGCGCTACAACTTCGGAGTCTACACCAGCCGGAAGTACATCTCCTCCCACTACCACATCCTCTTCTACGAAAAACCGGGTGGAGAGAGGACTTTTAACCTAGAGTCGCGTTACGGCGCTCTGGAACGCGGGCCGGATAACCGGTCGCTGAACTACAGTGACCGCGAGGACGTCTGGTGCATCAACCGCGACTACAAACCCGGCCGGGCAAAGAACAAGAACGAACTCCCGGCCCAACTCCTCACAAAGATGATCCAGTACAGCAGCAACGAGGGTGACCTGGTCTGCGATATGTTCCTGGGCGGGTTCTCGACCGCAAAGGCTGCCATAGGTCTCAACCGGCGGGTGACCGGGTTTGAGGTCTCAGAAGAGATCTTCGAGCGCATGATCGAGGAGACCCGGGCGATCCGGCCGGGATGCCTGCTGCCGACGCTGAGGAGACCGGAGACCGGGGCGCCCAGAAACCAGGGCAGGCCCTGGTCGGATGCGGAACGCGAGACGCTGGTCTCCCGGTTCAGCGAGGTCATCGAGTCTGGAGGGACGAAGAAGAGAGCGGTCGAGACGCTCGCGGAAGAACTCGGCCGGGGCCGGTGGGCGATCGAGAAGATGCTCAGGAAAGAGGGTGTCGTGACCGGCGGTGGGAGAGTCTACAGGCAGCAGCGTTGA
- the pyk gene encoding pyruvate kinase has protein sequence MIYNTAPGSGGRRITLPDHRTKIVSTIGPASRSCEVLVRMIQAGMNVARLNLAHGTFEEHRENIRNIRAASEETGLPVTILIDLPGPKIRVGALAEEPMILQKGESVTLVPAAASDDPFTIPVDFEQFPQMVSPGSTIYLGDGFLQVQVEEAREREVMARVVLGGPLLSRKGVSVIGGESVLAVSAPTPRDLECIEFGLSEGLDVFGISFVRRAEDIRRAREHAARFGKSIHVIAKIERAEALANIDAILQETDGVMIARGDLGIQTPIEDVPIVQKRIILKANILGRPVITATQMLMSMTENIRPTRAEVTDVANAILDGTDAVMLSEETSIGNHPVETVAMMAKIARSTEASRQVIGTGSATLEHFRQGMERERITVNDVVSLNVIQALDALGIRYVLTPTRSGTTPRSISRFKPAAWILAFTRSPETFRFLAFSCGVCPFLVKSEKDYRHRAILDMIRESGLVAPGERVVLTEGVSPGGRGTNSLVILTLD, from the coding sequence ATGATATACAATACAGCCCCAGGTTCTGGGGGGAGACGGATAACCCTCCCTGACCACAGGACAAAGATAGTCTCGACCATCGGGCCCGCTTCCCGGTCGTGCGAGGTGCTTGTCCGGATGATCCAGGCCGGTATGAACGTTGCCCGGCTCAACCTTGCCCACGGAACGTTCGAGGAGCACAGAGAGAACATCCGTAACATCCGGGCGGCCTCGGAGGAGACCGGTTTGCCTGTCACGATCCTGATTGACCTGCCGGGGCCAAAGATCCGGGTTGGAGCCCTCGCAGAGGAGCCCATGATCCTCCAGAAGGGCGAGAGCGTCACCCTGGTGCCCGCCGCTGCATCAGACGATCCTTTCACGATCCCGGTCGATTTTGAGCAGTTTCCGCAGATGGTCTCACCGGGGAGCACCATCTACCTGGGCGACGGGTTCCTGCAGGTGCAGGTCGAGGAGGCCCGGGAGCGGGAGGTCATGGCCAGGGTGGTTCTCGGCGGGCCGCTGCTATCCAGGAAGGGTGTGAGCGTTATAGGTGGTGAGAGCGTCCTTGCGGTCAGCGCCCCAACACCGCGTGACCTTGAGTGCATCGAGTTCGGGCTCTCCGAGGGGCTCGATGTCTTTGGCATATCTTTTGTCCGGCGGGCGGAGGATATACGGAGGGCGCGGGAGCATGCAGCGCGGTTCGGGAAGTCCATCCATGTGATCGCAAAGATCGAGCGGGCGGAGGCGCTCGCGAATATCGATGCCATCCTCCAGGAGACCGACGGTGTCATGATCGCCCGTGGAGACCTGGGTATCCAGACGCCCATCGAGGATGTCCCCATCGTGCAGAAACGGATCATCCTTAAGGCCAACATCCTGGGCCGGCCGGTGATCACCGCAACCCAGATGCTGATGTCGATGACCGAGAACATCCGGCCAACCCGGGCAGAGGTCACCGATGTCGCAAACGCCATCCTGGACGGCACGGATGCCGTCATGCTCTCGGAAGAGACCTCCATCGGGAACCATCCCGTCGAGACGGTCGCGATGATGGCAAAGATAGCCCGTTCAACCGAGGCCAGCCGCCAGGTTATCGGGACGGGGTCTGCCACCCTGGAGCACTTCCGGCAGGGGATGGAACGGGAGAGGATCACGGTCAACGATGTGGTCTCGCTTAACGTCATCCAGGCGCTGGATGCGCTCGGTATCCGTTACGTCCTCACACCAACCCGCAGCGGTACGACGCCACGCAGCATATCCCGGTTCAAACCGGCGGCATGGATCCTGGCCTTCACCCGGAGCCCTGAGACCTTCAGGTTCCTGGCGTTCTCCTGCGGGGTTTGCCCGTTCCTGGTCAAGAGCGAGAAAGACTACCGGCATCGTGCGATCCTGGATATGATCAGGGAATCGGGACTGGTAGCGCCCGGTGAACGCGTGGTCCTGACGGAAGGTGTCTCCCCTGGTGGCAGGGGGACGAACTCGCTTGTCATCCTCACGCTCGACTGA